From Pedobacter aquae:
GTGCGAGGATGTAGCTAATGTATTAGAATCAATCTTGGTTAAAAACGCATAAGTTTATTTATTCTTAAACAAATCTAATGGTAACTACACTTCTTGTTATTGTTATTATAATGGCTATAATTTTTGACTACATCAATGGTTTCCATGATGCAGCAAACTCTATTGCTACTATAGTATCAACCAAGGTACTAACGCCTTTTCAGGCTGTACTTTGGGCAGCAACTTTTAATTTTGCTGCATATTTTTACTTTACAGATCATAAAGTAGCCAATACCATAGCTAAAACAGTTGTAGAAGACTATATAACGCTAGAGGTTATTTTAGCAGGTCTTTCTGCCGCAATAGGTTGGAATTTGTTAACCTGGTATTACGGTATCCCATCCAGTTCATCTCATACCCTTATTGGTGGTTTTGCTGGTGCTGGTATAGCACACTCTTTAATTTTAGGAGATGGTATCTTACAAGCCATTAACATCTCTCCTATCTTAAAAACAGTTTCTTTTATTGTGTTAGCTCCACTCATAGGAGCCACCATATCCATCATCATTACTTTAATCATCATCAATATAGCTCGCTACGCCAGACCTGCAACTGCAGAAAGATGGTTTAAAAGGCTTCAATTAATATCATCAGCAGCATTAAGTTTTGCTCATGGTGGTAATGATGCCCAAAAAGTTATGGGTATTATTTATGTAGCCCTAGTTGCTAGCAGCGTTTTACAAAACGGAGATACCATGCCAGAGTGGATTCCTATTGTATGTTATGCGGCTATTGCTTTAGGTACCATGAGTGGTGGTTGGAAGATTGTAAAAACCATGGGTACAAAAATCACTAAAGTTAATGCTTTAGAAGGCGTAAGTGCAGAAACTGCAGGCGCTTTAACTTTAGGTATTACCGAGCATTTTGGTATCCCGGTATCTACTACCCATACCATTACAGGTTCTATTATTGGTGTAGGTATCACTAAAAGTTTCTCTGCTGTAAAATGGGGAGTTACTTATAGCTTAATATGGGCTTGGGTTTTAACCATTCCTGTATCAGCAACTTTAGCTGGTTTAGTTTATGCCATTATCCATTATATATTTTAATAAGCATATTTTCTAAATATTAGAAAGGGAAGCAATTTTAGATTTGCTTCCCTTTTTTTATGGCTTATAGCTAACTAACTTGATGCTTTAAAGCTTTCCGCCCATAAGATTGGTTGATTTTTGATGGATTGGTTGATTAAGCTATCCACTCATAAGATTTATTTTTTTAACCACGGAGTACGCCGAGGTCACAAAACTGGGTGTCGACTTATAAAAGCTCTCTGTGAACTCTGTGTCCTTTGTGGTTAAAACAATTCTAAGTTTTTCTATAGAGAATGGACTGAACAATGAAGATGATCAAATTCCTATGATATATAAACTTTCTGCTTTTAGCCTTTAGCTTTAAAGATTGATTAAGCTTTCCACCTTCTCCGTACCATGTTCGGGTCTTGTTCGGGAAATGGCCCTATTTTTCCGAAGGTGTCACGAAGAAGCTGCGAAGAAGCCTCGAAGGAAGTATGGATAAAACGTGGATAAAAGGTGGGGTATAGGTGGGCTATACGTGGACTTGTGTTAAGAAAATTTCTTTTTGATATAGGATGTTATAGAAGAGGTTAACAAAGATATAAAAAATAGAAACTCATTAAAACTGTATCCTAATTTTTGACTTTCAATAAAAATTTACTTTATTAGAATTAAATTCTGCTTTATGAAAAATACCTATGGAATTGGATGATAATTTAGAAAATTTAATAATAGCATGATACTTTGTGCAGATACGGCCATTTTATGTTGTATTTGTGCAAGTTTATGGGATATATATACTAGTTAGCGGTAACTGTAAACAACGACCTGAATCAAAATTTAACAATAAACCAAAACAAAAAATGAAAAAACTTTTATTATTCGCTCTCCTAATCGCAATCTCTTTCCACTCTAGCGGACAAAGCGCCATCGAAAAAATAGAACTTAAAGCTAACGGATTTGTGGGAAATGACACCACTAAAAACTTTGTAGTGATAGAGCTTCCTGGGAAGAAAAAAAATGACTTATATAAAAGCACCCTTGTTTATTTAAGCTCTATGTATAAATATCCAGACAAAGTATTAACAATCGTTGACGGCGAATCAATAATTATCAACGGATTCACGGAATCTATAAAAGGAAGTCTGAGCTGGTACAAATATCTTTTCTATTATAGAATTAGCATTCAATTTAAAGACGGGAAAATAAAATTTGAACCATCAACGAGCAGTTTAACGGAAATATGGGCTGAAGGAAAAGAAAGAAAGTTCTACATATCCAGTAAAGACTCTCCTGACCCATATGATATGAATGTTGTTTACATAGTTTCAAAAGGCAATCAGATTCTAATAAATAAAGAGATAAAGTTAAGTATGGAAGAATGGGCAAATTCCTATTTAAAGCAATTGATTAAAGGAATATCTAAAAGCGACTGGTAAATATGACTAAAAAGAACAGCAACCGCTAACAACAGGTTTAATCATTTGCGGTGCGAAGTGCTATCCCTCAATGGCGCAAGAATGATGACCTAGCCAAGCGGGCAAAGGCTTCTTATGCCTTATAAAGCAGAAACTTTGACTATACACTAAATTAAAGAAATTACAAGGCACAAGTATCCAATACACAGTCTTAGGCTAAATACCTTGCGCAATCTACGGGGGCGATATCGCCCTAATAACTAAACATCCTCTGAATACCGTCATAAGTATTTTACTATAATGATTGTTATTTCAATCATTATAGTTATTTTTGTTTTAAATAACAATCAAAATAATGGAAAAGAGAAAACATGTTATTTTTCCAAAATATAATCAGCTATTGAGTCAAATGGGTGAAAATATGAAGTTAGCCAGAAAGCGTCGTAAGCTAACAACTACTCAAGTAGCTGAAAGAGCTAACATAGCTCGTTCAACTTTATATTTGATAGAGAAAGGTGATCCAAGCGTTGCCTTAGGGGCTTATTTTAATGTATTGCGTGTTTTGGGTTTACAGGAAGATATACTGAAGCTTGGAGCTGATGATATTTTTGGAAGAAAACTACAAGATCTTGAACTATTGAAATAACAAGATAATGGCACAGCAAAAATTTGATATATACGTGTTTGCTCATTGGAAAGGAATGACTGAACCTAAATTGATAGGGACATTATCGGCACATTACGCTAAAGGAAAAAAGGCATTTAGTTTTGAATATGATAATGTCTGGATAAACTCTGAACACCAACAATTAATTGATCCTGATATACAGTTTTATTCAGGGACGCAATTTCCTAACCAAAAAGAAAATTTCGGACTTTTTCTAGATAGTATGCCTGATACTTGGGGGCGTACATTGATGAAACGAAGGGCTGCACAACAAGCCAGAGAAAAAGGTGAAAGAGCACCAACCTTATATGAGATTGATTATTTACTCGGCGTTTATGATGAGAGTCGTAT
This genomic window contains:
- a CDS encoding inorganic phosphate transporter, whose amino-acid sequence is MVTTLLVIVIIMAIIFDYINGFHDAANSIATIVSTKVLTPFQAVLWAATFNFAAYFYFTDHKVANTIAKTVVEDYITLEVILAGLSAAIGWNLLTWYYGIPSSSSHTLIGGFAGAGIAHSLILGDGILQAINISPILKTVSFIVLAPLIGATISIIITLIIINIARYARPATAERWFKRLQLISSAALSFAHGGNDAQKVMGIIYVALVASSVLQNGDTMPEWIPIVCYAAIALGTMSGGWKIVKTMGTKITKVNALEGVSAETAGALTLGITEHFGIPVSTTHTITGSIIGVGITKSFSAVKWGVTYSLIWAWVLTIPVSATLAGLVYAIIHYIF
- a CDS encoding DUF4468 domain-containing protein, with the protein product MKKLLLFALLIAISFHSSGQSAIEKIELKANGFVGNDTTKNFVVIELPGKKKNDLYKSTLVYLSSMYKYPDKVLTIVDGESIIINGFTESIKGSLSWYKYLFYYRISIQFKDGKIKFEPSTSSLTEIWAEGKERKFYISSKDSPDPYDMNVVYIVSKGNQILINKEIKLSMEEWANSYLKQLIKGISKSDW
- a CDS encoding helix-turn-helix transcriptional regulator; protein product: MEKRKHVIFPKYNQLLSQMGENMKLARKRRKLTTTQVAERANIARSTLYLIEKGDPSVALGAYFNVLRVLGLQEDILKLGADDIFGRKLQDLELLK
- a CDS encoding type II toxin-antitoxin system HipA family toxin; amino-acid sequence: MAQQKFDIYVFAHWKGMTEPKLIGTLSAHYAKGKKAFSFEYDNVWINSEHQQLIDPDIQFYSGTQFPNQKENFGLFLDSMPDTWGRTLMKRRAAQQAREKGERAPTLYEIDYLLGVYDESRMGALRFKIDLEGDFLDINKETPTPPWSSIRQLQHAVDSIENDNENKDFKKWLAILMAPGSSLGGARPKANILDENGCLWIAKFPSRNDTLDKAAWEFLAYQLAIQAGIDMAQCKLEK